CACATCAATCAAGCGAGAAATACAAAATGTTATTTTCTAGTTGTTTCTACTTGAATTTAATTCATGGATTGAAGAGTAGCCATTGATGAGCAAAAGTTACGATAATGCTAAAATAATATAGAAGTACAAGATGTGATTGTGTATGTCTTATGAGTTTAAAAATACTATCATTTAATAGTTGTTAAAGTATCACAAAAAATTGAACATAAATAGAAGTCTAGTCTCATAcaaatgatattttattaaCAATTTTATCGACAATCTTATCGTTATTAAAGTTTGGGCTTTCCACCGGTATAAACCAATGAGAACTCCTTCAAAATATGTTTTTGGAGGGCTAGGGTTAGAAAAATGAGGGAGAGAAGATAGGACGGATAGACATTAAATGTATACTTGCTTGTGTTTAGCGGTATACAAAAAAACCATGATGACGATACATTTGAAgaatattttgttgattttattaTCATAATGTCACtgtttttttcttaataaaaaaagttataattaattcattgataaaaaatAATACGACACCTAGAGAAGATACATGAATCTAttaaatacataacaaatcgaatcaaataaaacacTTTAATTTTCTGTAAAATTACGATCATTGCACGTCGAACATCTCGTACACCCTCTTGCACATCGCTTTTTGATACAACCTTCAACGAGGGGATCTTTTGATCTATTGTAGTTTTGGAATTAAATTAAATCAGATTCAATTAATTGTAGACGTAGAAATGACATGTTGTGAAACCACACAAATCTTCATCAAGGAATCAATTTCTTCttcaaattaaataatattctccCCCATAAATCTAGATCTTCTAACCCAAGAAAAAATCTCCTAAAAATCTCCTAATCATATTCAATTGATTGTAAACGTAGAACTGACATCATGTGAAACTACACAAATCTTCCTTCGTTTTataaatatcgcaccatctTGCTTTTTACATTATTCACACTATTGTTCATTTTTTGTAATCCTACCTAAGAAAAATAGTAATCATATGTCACCTTCTTAAATTATGACAAGGTGCCACATCGACAATGGCATGTAGAGTGTGCTTTTAACATTTATAAAcaaaattaatgtttttgttaGGGTTCAAACACAAGACCAACAAGAATTATAGTAGGAAGCTTACCATCTTAGCCAAGTATTATATATGCCTTTTTACTctacttaaatatatttaagttgTATAGGATTAGTGTGTATTTGTAATATTTGTTCACATGGTTTAGGTTATTTGCTAATTTTTACAACATAGAGATTGTAAGAAAATGTAATTTTGTTACCATTGTTGAAATTGGTTTCGAATAATTACTACATCTTTAATTTGTCCATCTTTCACACATAATAGAGCATGTTTTTACATTCATTAGTCAACCAATATTTTAGCATATATATGGATCATAACATATATAAAAGACATTAATTAGATATTAAATATGATTTACAAATATGAACAACCCAAAAAGGATGAACACAATTACTCAAAAATGATACTACGTACAATGGTGGATCTTGGACACTGTTATGAGGGGCCAATAGAAGAATTAAGCAATACAATGTGCATTTTTTTACAATTATATACAAATTTTAGAGGGGGCGTAACTAAAAATGCACTACACACTTTTATGCTCGGGGCGAGTTCGGGGTGGATAGGTTTcattcccctcccaattgttattgtgggggatcgaacacgagtcctccctaccaagttcagccacaatcaccactgaaccaacagacaattggttAAAAGGGGCTAGACTTTGAGAGAGGGTATCATTGTACCAATGTATCATAGATTCATAATGCCACTTATTGAATCTATTGATCAAGGAGAAAAACCCGTAAATTCTTTGGGCCTTCGTTTCGGTAATTAAAAGAAGCCCTGGGCCTGGGAAAAGACTGGTTCTTCTTTTGACTCCATTTCCCACGTTCTATTCTCTGTGCTGAAGTAACCGGCGGCGAAACATGAAAATTGGCGGCGTAGCGTTTCATCACCGGCGGCGATTCATTTCCACCACATTCTATCCCACTTCAACTTTTTTACGGTTCTTTTGTTCCTCATCCTTCAGTAACCTCTATCTCTATCTCAATCTCTTtcctttttctaatttttttttgtttctgtgAAATGCTGCTTGTTCTGAAAATTAATTTACCAGATTTTGCTAGTTTCAGGGTTTATTTAGTTCAATTTGTAAGTGTAATCGAATATGAATGAAGGGAAGAAGAAAACTTGCATTGTAATTTGAAAAGTTGGATGAaatagtctcataaaacttgaaatttggagcAATTTTAGGGTTTTCACTATGGCATTGTTGTAGACAATACACTACTCCGTTCCAAAATAAGTGTCGCTTTAACATTTGCACGGtaatttatgggaggaaaatgAGATGTTTACTTTGTCTGTTAACTAAAATTATCAATTGAAGACATGTATTCCAATGAATCATAATGGTTGAAGTTCTATTGGCCAGAAATGTTATTCCTCATAAATTTCTCTTGGGGTCACATTTTCCTGTGCATATTTCTATAGTTCCCACACAATTTCATAATAATTCTTAGTATTTTTGTGCAACTTAATGTGCAAATTGTATTGATATTCCAAAAGCGGGAATTAAAAGGAAAGGATTAAGTTAGTTAAAGCAACAATTAAAAAGACACCGAGGGAGTATAAATGTATAATGGTTCCCTgtcaaaaacaacaacaataacaaagtcTTAGTCCCAAAGTGTTTTGGGGTCGACTAACATGAATCGttataggagatcgtcattgtgacCAATCAAACCAGGGAGTATAATGGTTTTTTTGGAAAACTCATATGCTTAATTTATGTGGGGTTGAAGCAATATGACACCTATTTCTCGAGTCTTGACGGTTTACTTCCTAAGAACATAGTCTTGAAGGTTACCACCCAAATACCAACTGATGATTGTGGCTAACTATTGAGAGCCTACACTCCAATTGTAAGACTAGTATCTGTTATCCCGTGCATGAGGCTCAGAGACAGAAAGCCAAGAATTAGACATGTTTCTTGGAAGACCTTAAGCTTATACAAGTACTTTTTTTAAGACCTTATTGAGGTTGATACTTTATTTGGAAGACCTCCTTTAGGTTTTCTTCATATGCTTCGTATTGATCAACTCTAAAGTTTGTAATACCTAATTACCATGCCTAGTTAACAGTTATTGTCTTGCCGAGATATTTAACCTCTTGAAAACATCCTTGGATGGTGCAGCTGCCAGTTTACCACAGAAACCTTTATATTTGTCGGAAAACAGCATAATTGATACCTTACAAGTTAAAACTATATGGAAAACAGCATAATTGTCGCTTAAAAATGCTCCCACGACCGCACTGTTAGACAACCAAGTGTCTTGAACTTCACTCCGAGTGTCCAGATTCTGTATCAAGGGAAGACCTGTAGGCTACAGAAACTGCGCAGGTGCTGTAGCTTTGAGCCTAGGAATTTGTTCATTCCTTCTTTATGTCATGAGCATATCGGGTATAACTTTAGAACAACGTGGAAAGTAACTTTAGGACACCCAAAATCTAAAGGTTAGAAATTCAGAATGGAGTATCGACCATCTTTCCCCTGGCTAGGGAGGAATGAATAAGATTCTTCCGTCGCTGAATTGATGTCGTATTTTAGAATGGCCACTGACATTTCTTGTTGTGGGATGCTTGTGAATGTGAACATATGTCTCACATGGAAAGAATTGATGTCTTGCCTGATGCTAGGAACAACCTTACTTCCTCCAAAGATTACATTATCTTGTGATTGTTCATCACTTTCATGCTCTTATTTGTTTGAGTGAAAAACTATTCACTAACTTGCATAAGCATACACAAGGGATGTGAATGTGAGTGCTGTGAGTTAATTTTTTTCCTACAATAAATAATCTTGATGTACTCTGATAGTCTGGTGTACAGAACACATATCATTCATCAAAGATGTAGCTGCAACTTGCGTTCCTGAGCATTTGACCGATTTGCTGAATATGCTTCAGACAAGAGGTAACCATGTTGTGTGATTTTATTCTTGAAAATTTCCAAGTTTCCTTTAACATGTCTCCAAATAATCACGTTACTATCCATTTAAGTTATCTTAAATCACTCTTCTTGACTGCTTGTATTTTAGGGGATTCTATTATTTCGCCTGGAGACAAACATGGCATTTTCCCCCTTGCAATACCTTTGTCAAGAAACAGCTCAGGTATAGTGGTTCTGCTTAGAATACGTCACTTTTTAGGGAACTTAAACTGATTGCCTTCCTCAAAATATGTTTTTGTTGATAGGTGCTATGATTTCTCTGTTACGGTGGCCAACAGCACCATCTGGGTAAATTTTTTTCGTTGTTCTGTCTTATTTTCTATCTGATGATTTTATTGTGCATTTCATATGGTTCAGCTTGCTTATATATTCCTGTGCCTCTAGGATAGATATGCCGGTTGTGCAAGTCTATAAGCATGGTGTGTTTCCATTAGCCAAGAATGTAAGTGCAGAATGGAGCATGTTGGTTCAATGACATAACTAGATTTACGTAGCCATAATCAATCTGCTTGTAGAACTATTTTGTTTATACCACCTCAAAATGTTGCACCTTTGTTAATCCAGGTTGACCAGTATATTCATAGAATGTTGGTGGAAGAAGATGCCTGTAGCCCTAAAGACAGGAACAGAGAACTACTTCATGTTTCAGCAAATGCTGGAAAACTGTATAGAGAGGGGAGCTTCATAGATTCACAATTGCCCAACTTAGATACCTACCATCTAAGAAAGGTAATATAAAtacggcaacttttgtgtaagaccgccttaccgaaaagaccactttgattgcttaactaattggttccattggttaactaattagttctagtgcttaagtaattagtttcagtgctaactaattagttctggTGCTTAACTTACATGACaccaaggtggtcttttgtgtaagaccgctttatataaaagtttgtaatatAAATATCGTAGTTATTTCTATTTTATGGCATTCTCAATTAACTTGCTGCTTGAAGCATTTTTCCTCAGGTTGGTGTGTTCCCTGATATTTTAGAACGCAAGATTAACAAACACCTTGAGAAAGGGAACCGAGTAAGACCTTTATATTGGACTTGGCTTTCcaatgtcaatttttttttctcttgggtagatatttttttaataaaaaattctcATGCATCCTTGTGCAAGGTTTCAGCTTTAATAACGGGGGAATTTTATGCAAAGAAGCAGCATTTTCCTGGCTTTGGACGTCCTGTTGCATTTAATGCACATATTTTGATGAGGTTCGTCTCTTTTGTCCACAAACTTGTGTTATTATGTAAAGCACATTATTTCCATGTGTAATTGGTTCTTTAATTGTAACAGGGTTGGGCGTGATTTGGAGGCTAAAGATGCTGCAAGAGGCGCGCTGAAATCACCGTGGTGGACTTTGGGATACAAATACCAGGTATGCAATTTGTTACTCATTGCATGATCTGCTgccttttcttttattttcatttaaagAATATGTTATGATTTTCAAGCCTGTTGTGACAGGAAGTTGCTGAGATAGCCAAATGGAAGGACGAGCAAATTTGTTATGTTAAGAAAAAGTTGACAGATGAAGGAAAGCGTGAGGATTTGAGCAGGGGAAAGGAGCTTGCTCAGGTTTGTGTTATACTTCattcattcttatttacataacacaattgggttttggacactattcaGGCAAGCTCCTTTaacttccttttgtgatttactcttaagaaaaaacatagtcgtgtggggtcttgttagattcgtctcaataaataatatttaaatatcaactttttttataattttttcttatccataattgaatattaatgtttgaaatattgcattgacaaacgtgactaaataattgtgtcatgtaaataagaacagatGACGTATACTCTTTCTTGCTTGAAGAACTTATGTGCATTTGATATGCTGCATTATGCCTGCAGATTGCATTGGATCAAGCTGCTTTTTTACTAGATTTGGCTTCTGTCGAGGGGAATTGGGATGATTTTGTGGATCGCATAAGTGAATGCTACAAAGTTGCTGGTCTCCATGATATGGCGAGATTTATAGCATATAAAAGCTAAACACGAGATGCAAATGTCCCAGATCAGAATTACAGAGTATCTTAGCAGCTTTAAGTTTCAGAAGAGTAGATCTACTTCAATAAGTTGGCTGCAGGTATCAGTAATTTTGCACCACCATTTTACATCTAAGCTTTGCAATGATGTACTTTCTCTGGCCGCTGATAGAAATGATTGATTCACTAATGCAGAATTGTTATGGAAATTATTGATGATGCTCACATTTTGGCTTTGGTAATAATTTATTCAGACAACATTTTGTTCCAAAACCGTGGTTTCACGTCGGAATTCCATTTTATAATGGGGATAAATTCAACGGTTTTTtaatgaaatgcccctgaggttttaaaaaacgcaccaaataccctcgcctgtttcgattcacataaaatacccctatttttttccaagtttgcaccaaataccccttaactgaccttccgttagtcctccgttaagtcgtgtttataattcacagtatacccctttttataaacttaatgcataatatacacctattttaaaattaagttgCACTAGATACCCAAATTGCAGGAATTTGAATTTAACGGCTAGTTTTTAAACCTAGGAAGCAAAATATAGCCGTTATGTTCTTGCTGCCTATAAATGCTACTAGTGTTCACCTCACTTGCATACTTTCCCCTCTCCAAATTAGCCATGAGCTCTCATTCAAAAACCGAATCTTCTTCCATCCCAAATTTAGCATACATTAGAGTTCCTAATAAAAATTGCTATTGCGGGAGAAGATTTGCAATTAGGAGCTCGGAAACGGCAAAAAATCCGCAAAAGctttactacaagtgtgatccttgtgaTAATTTCAAATGGTGCAAAGGTTTTCTTGAGCACACAAGTGATGAAGTTCAGAGCAAGGGAAACAGAGATGATGAAaacaggggaatgcaagaaCAAAGCTGGGGAATGCAAGAACAGAGCAGGGGAATGCATGAAGAGTTGAAGCTATTGAAGAAGAAGATCAAACAACAGAAACAGCAAATCAATTTTGCAATAAAAATTGGTGTATTAATGTTTGCATTTCTGATTTGGATAGCAATGAAGTAAAGTTGTAACAAATTTCATGAAATAAAGAGACTTTGTTCCATAAATACTTGTTCAAGCAAATAAGCTTTACATAAACTGAACTTTAAGTGGACAAACACCACTGAACTGCACAAAAAGAGGTGTTCTAAGCATTTCACTGTTTCCAAAAAATGATCTCTGCACAACTGTTTCCAAAAACTGATTCTAACTAAACTGATTCTGACTAAACTGATTTGACTAAGTTAGTTTAGCTTTGTGCACTACAATTCACAAAATATAGCCAACTGAGGTGACTATGCAGCTGCCTTTGACCTCTTCCTTGTGTTTGGTCCCCCATTTGATGTACTTGCTCCTGCTGCACCACTCTTTGAAGTGCTTGGTCCAGTGGCACTTGTTCCTCCACTCTTGCATGTTCTTGAGTTGTGACCAAACTCTCTACATTTTCCACATTTCACATTTGTGTTCCTCTTCCCTTTCTTTGGTTCATTTGcccctctctttctcttcttagcaGGTCTGCCAGATGGTCTTTTGATGGTTGGAGGCTGAATGGAAGGAAGGCCAAAGTCAGGCCACTGAGATGGATCTGCCATAGGATGAATATGTTCTGCATAGGTTAGCTTGTATGCAGCAGCCTTGAACCATGGGGATATGAAATCATGGGGGTTCATCCTTTGGTCATATATGACCCTCAGTGCATGCTTGCAGGGGATTCCACAGATCTGCCACTTCCCACAGGCACAACTTCTTGTTGCAAGCCTAATTGGGAAGTTGACATGTCCATCCCTAACCTCAAATTCACCCCCTCCACATGCTGTGGCATAACATAAACTGGACTCAGCTGTCCTCTCCTCTAACTCTTTCAATGCATATGCAGTGAGCTGACCTTCCTCCATGTCAACTGCCTTGTCAAATCTAGCCCCCACCCTCTGCATACACCAACTTCTGATTGCTGTACACCAGACAttaaacaacaaacaacaagttcaggggtatattatgcatgaatatgattaaacaacaaacaacaagttcaggggtatattatgcatgaatatgaTTAGAAGAGTTATACCTTCCAATAATGAGAAGACAGGCATGTCTCCGAAGGGCTTTGTGCATGCATTGAATGACTCCACAAAGTTTGTtgtgttgtgatcacaacaaaCAGTAGAGTCAAACTTATGCCTAGACCACTGCTCAATGCAGCTGTTCAAGTATGCAGTGGCATTTGCATTGTACTCACTGATCTTTTCCATGGCCTTACCAAACACATACTCATTGTATGCATTAGCAGCTATCCAAAAGAGCTTGTGGAATGCAGATCCACTGAAGCCATTGTTCTTACAATTCATATATAGGTGTTGGCAGCAAACTCTCCTAGTTGCTCTAGGAAAAGTTTCTCTAACTGCCAACTCAACACCCTACACATCAGCAAACAACAAAAACAGGTTCATTAATATAGAAACATAAACATAAGAAAAAGTAAAGATCAGAAAAGAGTAAATATCAGATCAGTACACATACCTTCATCCTATCACTGATGAAGGTCCAATCATCTCTGTTGCAACCCTCCTGCTCAAACATTTGCCTCAAACATCTCATGAAGTAGGTCCAACTGTCACAACTCTCAGTGTCTACTATCCCATAGGCAAGAACAAAAATTTCATTGTTCCCATCTATGCCAACTGCTGTCAGTAGAATGCCCTTGTAGAAACCACTTAAATGAGCCCCATCTTTTCCAATTATGGGCCTACAACCCCTTAGAAACCCCCTGACTTGTGCAGCAAATGAGAAGAAGCAAGCTCTGAATTTTGGGTTCACATCCCCACTATTGGCCCCCCATGTTATAAGTGCATGACTCCCTGGGTTTGTTTGCTTAATCATCTCAGCATATCTAGGCAACAGCTCATATGCTTCAGCCCAACCACCATGCAGCTTTTCCTTTGCCATACTCCTGACCTTGTACAATAGCCTCTTTTTCACCCTCAACTGAAACTTCTCCTGTGCATACCTCCTCAATGTCTCCACTGAAATCTCTGGATTTGCCTCTATTTCCCCCAACATATGCTTACACAACCACTCAGAGGTCACCACTGGATTCTCCTCAAGCCTCCCACAAGTTCTGTGGGACCCACTGATCACCTTAATGGCCCAGCTAACATTGTCAAACAACCTACTGGCATGTATCCTCCAGTCACATGACTCCACTGCACACACTGCTGTGTACCTCCTATTGTCAGCCCTCTCAACACTAAGCCCAAACCCCTCCTGTATGCAGTAACTTCTCAACACTTCAAGAAATGTGGCCTTATCATGAAAGATCAACCAGGGTTCTAACTTAATGGACCCATATGGTTGATCAGTCCATATTTTGCCATTTTTATAGGCCTTATCCATCTTTGAGGAACCATTTAGACAATCCTCAAACCCCAAATCAGGAATATCATCAGGAATCacctcatcatcaacatcagaATCAATCCAATCATTCAGAACATCCTCTTGTTCAGAATCTGATTCCTCATAATCAGAATCCTCACTCTCCTCTTCTGAACATATCTCACCAACATCAGCAAAAACCCCTGGTGTCTTAGACCTTCCTGTACCCTTTCTCCCTTTTCCCTTTCCCTTGGAAACCCAAGTTCCAGCCTTCTTAGCAGTGACTTTGTTAACCCTAAACCCCTCAGGTCTAGCTCTGCCCCCCTTCTTTTTCACTGGCTGAGCTTGATCAGGTGGTGCTTGATTGTTAGGCTCATCAGTTTGGTTGTTCTGTGGTGGAGTGGGattttgtggtggtggtggaggggtgTGATGTTGTGGTGGAGAGGTGGGATGTTCTGGTGgtggtgtgtgttgttgttgttgtggtggaGAGGTGGGATGTTCTGGTGgtggtgtgtgttgttgttgttttggttGGGTGGGTTCTTTCTGTGGTGGgggtggtggaggtggtggtgtagGTTGTTTGGTGGGTTGTTTAGGTGGGGTGGGTTGTTTCTGTGGGGTGGGTTGTTTAGCTGATGCCCTCCTTTTGGGGGTTAGTTTCTTAGAAGCAGGCTTATCCTTGCCTTTTGACTTAGAAGCAACATGATTTGTGTGTTTGGGTGGGGTGGGTTGTTTCTTTGGGGATTCTTGTGTTTGTTGTGGTTGAGAGCAACCTGGAAACACCTCATCAGCATCATCTTTGCTAATGACTCTCACATACTCAACCTTCATGTCCTCACAATCAACAACAGGGACCTCCATAGCCACAGTGTACTCCATTTGTTCCTGTATTTCCCTCAAAATGTCCTCCCTTTCCTGTTGTTTCCTCATTGcctcttcctcctctctttGAGCCCTCAACAGTTCCTCTTGTCTCTCCTTAAGTTGTCTCTCTTTTTCCTTTCTATGATTCTCAATTGTTGCAACAGCATTCCTAAACACCAATCCTGGTTTATCTGTTCCCTCAACCCAAATTTCAGCAGTGTCTTTACCCTAATTCCATCCCCACAGAAGCCATAACTATGTGACCCATAACGTAGTAACAACCAAATAGCACTCATCCTAAAGggaaaaaataatgaaactaaCATCAATTTTCATTCCAACAACCACAATTGACCAATAACCAACAAGAAATTTGcgcaattttaaaaaaaaaaactgacaatttcacaaaccctaaccctaatcgatttcgtgaaaaaaaaaacaagtttacCAGCAAAATTAAACAGAGGAGAAGAGATTATTACCTGGAAGTAGACTAACCAACTTTAAAATTCCCGTTTCCTCTTCAACACTAACTCAGCTGGAAATTGCCTCAAGTTTCTCCCCTTTTTGTCGCGATTGAAGCAAAATCACAACCCACGAACTCGCCTTTAAGGTGCGCagcaaaattcacaaaaatattgaagatctacccagaatttctagggtttgagtaggaTTAGAGCTTgaagaagaacaggggagaggagagagaaagagaaaaatttgaacggttttttttttttggtctttcTGTGAAAGTGAAGGAAGTCAATGgtgctaaaccaaaattaagggCAAATAAGTAAAACAccactaacggcagactaacggcgTTAGCTGACAGGTGCATGTCATGAACAGTAcggataaataggggtatattatgtgaatcgaaacaggcgagagtatttggtgcgttttttaaaacctcgggggcatttcatgaaaaaaccgtaaattCAATGGTAATGCAGTTAAGGTTAAGGACAGGAAATGAATCACGTTCGACATGGCTTCTACAGTTGTACGTGATGCTGTATTCCGTTAACTTGGTACGCACGTCATTTCCGTTACTAGTTTACTACTACTAGCTACCTAGCTTAGTAGTCTAGTACGTACGTGAATGCTGGGGATATGCTGCTACAGTGCTATAGGCATTAATTATCTTGTTATGCACTTGTATAGTTGTAAACTTGTGTGCTATGTGCTATGTGCTATGTGCTATGTGCTATGTGCTATGTGCTTTTCTACTATTGTAGAGAGTAATGtgctactccctccatcccttaatactcgacctgttttgagtttttgcactattcacataattcactttgaccttattttatttct
This genomic stretch from Spinacia oleracea cultivar Varoflay chromosome 3, BTI_SOV_V1, whole genome shotgun sequence harbors:
- the LOC110780042 gene encoding protein IN CHLOROPLAST ATPASE BIOGENESIS, chloroplastic-like isoform X2; the encoded protein is MKIGGVAFHHRRRFISTTFYPTSTFLRFFCSSSFKHISFIKDVAATCVPEHLTDLLNMLQTRGDSIISPGDKHGIFPLAIPLSRNSSGAMISLLRWPTAPSGIDMPVVQVYKHGVFPLAKNVDQYIHRMLVEEDACSPKDRNRELLHVSANAGKLYREGSFIDSQLPNLDTYHLRKVGVFPDILERKINKHLEKGNRVSALITGEFYAKKQHFPGFGRPVAFNAHILMRVGRDLEAKDAARGALKSPWWTLGYKYQEVAEIAKWKDEQICYVKKKLTDEGKREDLSRGKELAQIALDQAAFLLDLASVEGNWDDFVDRISECYKVAGLHDMARFIAYKS
- the LOC110780042 gene encoding protein IN CHLOROPLAST ATPASE BIOGENESIS, chloroplastic-like isoform X1, which translates into the protein MKIGGVAFHHRRRFISTTFYPTSTFLRFFCSSSFIWCTEHISFIKDVAATCVPEHLTDLLNMLQTRGDSIISPGDKHGIFPLAIPLSRNSSGAMISLLRWPTAPSGIDMPVVQVYKHGVFPLAKNVDQYIHRMLVEEDACSPKDRNRELLHVSANAGKLYREGSFIDSQLPNLDTYHLRKVGVFPDILERKINKHLEKGNRVSALITGEFYAKKQHFPGFGRPVAFNAHILMRVGRDLEAKDAARGALKSPWWTLGYKYQEVAEIAKWKDEQICYVKKKLTDEGKREDLSRGKELAQIALDQAAFLLDLASVEGNWDDFVDRISECYKVAGLHDMARFIAYKS
- the LOC110804212 gene encoding uncharacterized protein; this encodes MKIDGKDTAEIWVEGTDKPGLVFRNAVATIENHRKEKERQLKERQEELLRAQREEEEAMRKQQEREDILREIQEQMEYTVAMEVPVVDCEDMKVEYVRVISKDDADEVFPGCSQPQQTQESPKKQPTPPKHTNHVASKSKGKDKPASKKLTPKRRASAKQPTPQKQPTPPKQPTKQPTPPPPPPPPQKEPTQPKQQQHTPPPEHPTSPPQQQQHTPPPEHPTSPPQHHTPPPPPQNPTPPQNNQTDEPNNQAPPDQAQPVKKKGGRARPEGFRVNKVTAKKAGTWVSKGKGKGRKGTGRSKTPGVFADVGEICSEEESEDSDYEESDSEQEDVLNDWIDSDVDDEVIPDDIPDLGFEDCLNGSSKMDKAYKNGKIWTDQPYGSIKLEPWLIFHDKATFLEVLRSYCIQEGFGLSVERADNRRYTAVCAVESCDWRIHASRLFDNVSWAIKVISGSHRTCGRLEENPVVTSEWLCKHMLGEIEANPEISVETLRRYAQEKFQLRVKKRLLYKVRSMAKEKLHGGWAEAYELLPRYAEMIKQTNPGSHALITWGANSGDVNPKFRACFFSFAAQVRGFLRGCRPIIGKDGAHLSGFYKGILLTAVGIDGNNEIFVLAYGIVDTESCDSWTYFMRCLRQMFEQEGCNRDDWTFISDRMKGVELAVRETFPRATRRVCCQHLYMNCKNNGFSGSAFHKLFWIAANAYNEYVFGKAMEKISEYNANATAYLNSCIEQWSRHKFDSTVCCDHNTTNFVESFNACTKPFGDMPVFSLLEAIRSWCMQRVGARFDKAVDMEEGQLTAYALKELEERTAESSLCYATACGGGEFEVRDGHVNFPIRLATRSCACGKWQICGIPCKHALRVIYDQRMNPHDFISPWFKAAAYKLTYAEHIHPMADPSQWPDFGLPSIQPPTIKRPSGRPAKKRKRGANEPKKGKRNTNVKCGKCREFGHNSRTCKSGGTSATGPSTSKSGAAGASTSNGGPNTRKRSKAAA